A genomic stretch from Bacillus sp. N1-1 includes:
- a CDS encoding sensor histidine kinase, with translation MSRMKSISLQTKLSLMILALLFTVLLILGLIFTHLYSTSVEEQMGERALNVAQSVAAMPGVVNAMKSENASATIQPIVEDLRSKTGAEFIVVGDKEGIRVAHPLLDRIGKHMVGGDSQQALLRGESYVSKAEGSLGSSLRGKTPIFENGNIIGIVSVGFLTEDIEQKVDQFELKVMSLIGTILLLGIAGGFFIAKNVKRSIFGLEPSEIGAMFLERNTILQTIREGIIAVDENGGITLANQEAHRMLNRSEDESLEGVDIVSVLPNTRMPEVLRSGKAEYDQEITIGHNHVIVNRIPIIQNGEITGAVSSFRRKTEIEALSRELSQVQSYANVLRSQTHEYANKLYTILGLIQLGAYDEAIDLIHKEAIGYQEVVQLLVKAVPNPILSALLLGKYNRAHELHIQFLIDEESSMSDFPEWLEQEKLVTIVGNLIDNAMDAALEKQGGEKVVHLFMTDLGKDLIFEIEDSGNGIKEEEMERIFERGISSKKGEDRGIGLSLVKNALTYLGGYLTISTGRYGGAAFTVVIPKGEERNV, from the coding sequence ATGAGTAGGATGAAATCAATTTCTCTTCAGACGAAACTATCGTTAATGATATTGGCACTATTATTTACAGTATTGCTTATTCTTGGTTTGATATTTACGCATTTATATTCGACAAGTGTTGAGGAACAGATGGGGGAGCGGGCGCTAAATGTCGCTCAATCTGTAGCGGCGATGCCGGGAGTAGTAAATGCGATGAAGTCGGAAAATGCTTCTGCAACCATTCAGCCAATTGTCGAGGATCTTCGTTCTAAGACCGGAGCTGAATTTATTGTGGTTGGCGATAAGGAAGGGATCCGTGTAGCTCATCCGCTACTTGATCGCATCGGAAAGCATATGGTAGGTGGGGATAGCCAACAGGCTCTACTGAGAGGGGAATCATATGTTTCAAAAGCAGAAGGGTCTCTCGGGTCCTCCCTTAGAGGAAAAACACCTATCTTCGAGAATGGAAATATTATCGGCATCGTTTCGGTTGGGTTTCTAACGGAAGATATTGAACAGAAAGTTGATCAATTTGAGTTAAAGGTTATGAGTTTAATAGGTACAATTTTATTACTTGGTATAGCAGGTGGTTTTTTTATTGCGAAGAATGTGAAAAGGTCTATCTTTGGTCTCGAACCATCAGAAATTGGAGCTATGTTTCTAGAGCGAAATACGATTCTCCAAACGATCAGAGAAGGCATTATTGCGGTTGATGAGAACGGCGGCATTACCCTTGCTAACCAAGAAGCTCATCGTATGTTAAATCGAAGTGAAGATGAAAGTTTGGAAGGAGTAGACATCGTCTCTGTTCTTCCAAACACAAGAATGCCAGAAGTATTACGTTCTGGAAAGGCAGAGTATGATCAAGAAATCACCATAGGTCACAATCATGTGATAGTGAACCGGATTCCAATCATTCAGAACGGTGAAATTACAGGCGCTGTTTCCAGCTTTAGAAGGAAAACAGAAATTGAGGCGTTATCACGAGAACTTTCACAAGTTCAAAGCTATGCGAATGTTCTTCGTTCTCAAACGCATGAATACGCCAATAAGCTGTATACCATTTTAGGGTTGATTCAGTTAGGTGCCTATGACGAAGCAATTGACTTAATACATAAAGAAGCGATTGGCTATCAAGAGGTTGTCCAGCTTTTGGTCAAGGCTGTACCCAATCCGATTCTATCAGCCTTGCTTTTAGGTAAATATAACCGTGCTCATGAGTTACATATTCAATTTTTAATTGATGAGGAAAGTAGTATGAGTGATTTTCCAGAGTGGCTGGAGCAAGAAAAGCTCGTCACGATTGTAGGTAATTTAATTGATAATGCGATGGATGCTGCCCTTGAAAAGCAGGGGGGAGAGAAGGTTGTCCATTTGTTTATGACGGATCTAGGAAAAGACTTGATTTTTGAAATAGAAGATTCAGGAAACGGTATTAAGGAAGAGGAGATGGAACGAATTTTTGAAAGAGGGATTAGTAGTAAAAAGGGAGAAGATCGGGGCATTGGACTTTCTCTTGTGAAAAATGCTCTGACTTATTTAGGTGGATATCTTACCATCTCAACAGGTCGTTACGGAGGAGCCGCGTTTACTGTTGTGATTCCTAAGGGGGAAGAAAGAAATGTCTGA
- a CDS encoding response regulator produces MSDIEVLIIEDDHRIARINQKFTENVSGYVVIGVASSISEGKELLEIIEPDLVLLDIFFPEESGLSLLWHIRENYKETDVMMITAAKEIEAVQEALRGGAIDYIIKPVIFDRFKQTLEKFKKTRGQMNDQKVVSQEDVDHLFTRQGTRAEVSTQVVPKGIDPLTLSKLTEVLVKHTPQGMTAEEVGSEMGCSRTTARRYLEYMVSLGKVDADLSYGTVGRPERRYHSI; encoded by the coding sequence ATGTCTGATATCGAAGTATTGATTATAGAGGATGATCATCGCATCGCTAGAATCAATCAAAAGTTTACTGAAAATGTATCTGGTTATGTTGTTATAGGTGTCGCTTCAAGCATTTCAGAAGGAAAGGAACTTCTTGAAATAATAGAACCAGACCTTGTCTTACTCGACATCTTTTTTCCTGAAGAAAGCGGACTTAGCTTGCTCTGGCACATTCGTGAAAATTACAAGGAAACGGACGTCATGATGATTACTGCTGCAAAAGAAATTGAGGCAGTTCAGGAAGCCCTTCGCGGTGGGGCTATTGATTACATTATTAAACCGGTAATCTTTGATCGTTTCAAACAAACTCTTGAAAAATTCAAAAAGACGAGAGGACAAATGAATGATCAAAAAGTTGTGAGTCAAGAAGATGTGGATCACTTATTTACAAGGCAGGGGACACGTGCTGAGGTTTCGACTCAAGTCGTTCCAAAAGGCATTGATCCACTAACCTTATCAAAGCTAACTGAAGTGCTCGTGAAGCATACACCTCAAGGCATGACAGCTGAAGAAGTGGGAAGTGAAATGGGGTGCAGTAGAACGACAGCGAGAAGGTATTTGGAATACATGGTTTCGCTTGGAAAAGTGGATGCTGATCTGTCCTATGGAACAGTAGGTCGTCCTGAACGACGCTATCATTCTATATAA
- a CDS encoding nucleoside hydrolase: MSEKRKVILDCDPGHDDAISIILAASSDRIQIEGITTVAGNVEVEKTTLNALKVCDLLGLDVPVARGAKQPLVKVREFAPDIHGDSGLDGPQLPKVPQKKVIDQRAVDFIIERLLASDGEITLVPTGPLTNIALAIQKEPAIVEKIREIVLMGGGTFGNWTPTAEFNIYVDAEAAEIVFNSGIPVTMFGLDVTHQAITTPAILDEIASIGREISEFVRELLVYFTKTYKDVFGFEGAPIHDACTVAYLIDASIFEFETVRVDIETKGEFTYGTTCVDLLHVTGREPNVKFARGIDQEKFWGLLLSALKE; the protein is encoded by the coding sequence ATGAGCGAAAAAAGAAAAGTGATTTTAGACTGTGATCCTGGTCATGATGATGCGATTTCCATTATTCTTGCCGCATCAAGTGATCGAATCCAGATAGAAGGCATTACAACGGTAGCGGGAAATGTAGAAGTTGAGAAAACGACGCTGAATGCGCTGAAAGTGTGTGATTTACTAGGACTGGATGTACCTGTTGCACGTGGGGCCAAGCAACCGCTTGTAAAAGTGCGTGAATTTGCTCCCGATATTCACGGAGACTCGGGACTAGATGGACCTCAGCTACCTAAAGTCCCGCAAAAAAAGGTGATTGATCAGCGTGCCGTCGATTTTATCATCGAGCGTTTGTTGGCTTCGGATGGTGAGATCACGCTCGTTCCGACAGGTCCGCTCACAAATATCGCATTGGCTATTCAAAAAGAACCTGCAATCGTTGAAAAGATTCGAGAAATCGTTCTGATGGGCGGAGGTACGTTTGGGAATTGGACGCCTACGGCTGAGTTTAATATTTATGTTGATGCAGAGGCGGCGGAAATTGTCTTTAATAGCGGCATTCCAGTTACCATGTTTGGTCTTGATGTTACGCATCAGGCGATTACAACACCTGCAATTCTTGATGAGATTGCTTCGATTGGCAGGGAGATCTCAGAATTTGTTAGAGAGCTTCTCGTGTATTTCACCAAAACCTATAAAGACGTTTTTGGTTTTGAAGGAGCCCCGATTCATGATGCGTGCACAGTTGCGTATTTAATCGATGCGTCGATCTTTGAATTCGAGACGGTGCGTGTGGATATTGAGACGAAGGGAGAATTTACATACGGCACCACCTGCGTGGATCTTCTTCATGTGACGGGAAGAGAGCCAAATGTGAAGTTTGCGCGTGGTATTGATCAGGAGAAGTTTTGGGGGTTATTGCTTAGTGCGTTGAAGGAGTGA